The following proteins are co-located in the Thermus thermophilus HB8 genome:
- a CDS encoding bifunctional folylpolyglutamate synthase/dihydrofolate synthase, whose product MTYEEALAWLYARRRTGERGTHRVRALLARLGHPEAGFLAVHVLGTNGKGSVVAYLEAAFRAAGLAYGAYTSPHLVDFRERIRTHLGPVPREAVVRFVAWAREEAWEEPPGFFDLATALAFLHFRERGVALAAVEAGVGGEKDATNALSRVALTVLTNVGEDHLEALGGTLEAVAREKAGAFRPGVPVVTGARGVGLEVARKVAEERGAPLYVLDPEDPLFALPAPPGLRGAYQEENARLAAAALRLLGLPEAAIARGLREARHPGRMERFLLKGVEVYLDGAHNPPAAEALAREFSAYHLVFGAFPRKDVKGVLAHLLPKARSVRYARAGEGALGGELGTPFFEDPWEALEDALARAREDGLPVLATGSLYLVGRLRERLVAGLGEDLP is encoded by the coding sequence GTGACCTACGAGGAGGCTTTGGCCTGGCTCTACGCGAGGCGGCGCACGGGGGAGCGGGGGACCCATAGGGTGCGGGCCCTCCTCGCCCGGCTCGGCCACCCGGAGGCGGGCTTCCTTGCGGTCCACGTCCTGGGGACCAACGGGAAGGGGAGCGTGGTGGCCTACCTCGAGGCCGCCTTCCGCGCCGCGGGCCTCGCCTACGGGGCCTACACCAGCCCCCACCTCGTGGACTTCCGAGAGAGGATCCGCACCCACCTGGGGCCCGTCCCCCGGGAGGCGGTGGTCCGGTTCGTGGCCTGGGCGAGGGAGGAGGCCTGGGAGGAGCCCCCGGGCTTCTTTGACCTGGCCACCGCCCTCGCCTTCCTCCACTTCCGGGAGAGGGGGGTGGCGCTGGCCGCGGTGGAGGCGGGGGTAGGGGGGGAGAAGGACGCGACGAACGCCCTTTCCCGCGTGGCCCTCACCGTGCTCACCAACGTGGGGGAGGACCACCTCGAGGCCCTGGGGGGTACCCTCGAGGCCGTGGCCCGGGAGAAGGCGGGGGCCTTCCGCCCTGGGGTGCCGGTGGTCACGGGGGCGAGGGGGGTGGGGCTGGAGGTGGCCCGCAAGGTGGCGGAAGAACGGGGGGCGCCCCTTTACGTCCTGGACCCCGAGGACCCCCTCTTCGCCCTTCCCGCCCCGCCCGGCCTCAGGGGGGCCTACCAGGAGGAAAACGCCCGCCTGGCCGCCGCCGCCCTGAGGCTTTTGGGCCTTCCCGAGGCGGCCATTGCCCGGGGGCTTCGGGAGGCGCGGCACCCGGGGCGCATGGAGCGCTTCCTCCTTAAGGGGGTGGAGGTCTATTTGGACGGGGCCCACAACCCTCCGGCGGCGGAGGCCCTGGCCCGGGAGTTTTCCGCCTACCACCTGGTCTTTGGCGCCTTTCCCCGGAAGGACGTGAAGGGCGTCCTCGCCCACCTCCTCCCCAAGGCGCGAAGCGTCCGCTACGCCCGGGCGGGGGAAGGGGCCTTGGGCGGGGAGCTCGGGACCCCCTTCTTTGAGGACCCCTGGGAGGCCCTGGAGGACGCCTTGGCGAGGGCGAGGGAGGACGGGCTTCCGGTTTTGGCCACGGGCTCCCTGTACCTGGTGGGGAGGCTCAGGGAGCGTTTAGTCGCGGGCCTCGGCGAGGACCTTCCCTGA
- a CDS encoding citrate synthase/methylcitrate synthase, protein MEVARGLEGVLFTESRMCYIDGQQGKLYYYGIPIQELAEKSSFEETTFLLLHGRLPRRQELEEFSAALARRRALPAHLLESFKRYPVSAHPMSFLRTAVSEFGMLDPTEGDISREALYEKGLDLIAKFATIVAANKRLKEGKEPIPPREDLSHAANFLYMANGVEPSPEQARLMDAALILHAEHGFNASTFTAIAAFSTETDLYSAITAAVASLKGPRHGGANEAVMRMIQEIGTPERAREWVREKLAKKERIMGMGHRVYKAFDPRAGVLEKLARLVAEKHGHSKEYQILKIVEEEAGKVLNPRGIYPNVDFYSGVVYSDLGFSLEFFTPIFAVARISGWVGHILEYQELDNRLLRPGAKYVGELDVPYVPLEARE, encoded by the coding sequence ATGGAAGTGGCACGCGGTCTGGAAGGCGTTCTCTTCACGGAAAGCCGGATGTGCTACATTGACGGCCAGCAGGGGAAGCTCTACTACTACGGCATTCCCATCCAGGAGCTGGCGGAGAAGAGCAGCTTTGAGGAAACCACCTTCCTCCTCCTCCACGGGAGACTGCCGCGAAGGCAGGAGCTGGAGGAGTTCTCGGCCGCCCTCGCCCGGCGCCGCGCCCTGCCCGCCCACCTTCTGGAGTCCTTCAAGCGCTACCCCGTCTCCGCCCACCCCATGAGCTTCCTGCGCACGGCGGTCTCCGAGTTCGGGATGCTGGACCCCACCGAGGGGGACATCTCCCGGGAGGCCCTCTACGAGAAGGGGCTTGACCTCATCGCCAAGTTCGCCACCATCGTGGCCGCCAACAAGCGCCTCAAGGAGGGCAAGGAGCCCATCCCTCCCCGGGAGGACCTCTCCCACGCCGCCAACTTCCTCTACATGGCGAACGGGGTGGAGCCCTCCCCCGAGCAGGCCCGCCTCATGGACGCGGCCCTCATCCTCCACGCCGAGCACGGCTTCAACGCCAGCACCTTCACCGCCATCGCCGCCTTCTCCACGGAGACCGACCTCTACTCGGCCATCACCGCCGCCGTGGCCTCCCTGAAGGGGCCGCGCCACGGCGGGGCCAACGAGGCCGTGATGCGCATGATCCAGGAGATCGGCACCCCCGAGCGGGCCCGGGAGTGGGTGCGGGAGAAGCTGGCCAAGAAGGAGCGCATCATGGGCATGGGCCACCGGGTCTACAAGGCCTTTGACCCCAGGGCCGGGGTCCTGGAAAAGCTCGCCCGGTTGGTGGCGGAGAAGCACGGCCACTCCAAGGAGTACCAGATCCTGAAGATCGTGGAGGAGGAGGCGGGGAAGGTCCTGAACCCCAGGGGCATCTACCCCAACGTGGACTTCTACTCCGGGGTGGTCTACTCCGACCTGGGCTTCAGCCTGGAGTTCTTCACCCCCATCTTCGCCGTGGCCCGGATCTCGGGCTGGGTGGGGCACATCCTGGAGTACCAGGAGCTGGACAACCGCCTCCTCCGCCCCGGGGCCAAGTACGTGGGGGAGCTGGACGTGCCCTACGTCCCCCTCGAGGCCCGGGAGTAG
- a CDS encoding lysophospholipid acyltransferase family protein — MSAAQPNPVYRASWRLARFLLRLLFHYRVEGAEKVPAEGPVILAANHLSILDPIVVGAGIRRPVSFMARADVFRLPFLSWLLPRLYAIPVERGSGDLSAVKGAIRALERGMAFGIFPEGTRSRTGKLQPFKTGVAAIALRTGSPVVPVAVVGTEEAWPVGKKLFRPCRPVRVIYGDPIPVPRKSKVSHRELEALTREIEARVRDLLPPRYWGS; from the coding sequence GTGAGCGCAGCCCAGCCCAACCCCGTCTACCGGGCCTCCTGGCGCCTGGCCCGCTTCCTCCTCCGCCTTCTCTTCCACTACCGGGTGGAAGGCGCGGAGAAGGTCCCGGCCGAAGGCCCCGTGATCCTGGCGGCGAACCACCTCTCCATCCTGGACCCCATCGTCGTCGGGGCGGGGATCCGGCGCCCCGTGAGCTTCATGGCCCGGGCGGACGTCTTCCGCCTGCCCTTCCTCTCCTGGCTCCTCCCCCGGCTCTACGCCATCCCCGTGGAGCGGGGAAGCGGGGACTTAAGCGCCGTGAAGGGCGCCATCCGCGCCCTGGAGCGGGGCATGGCCTTCGGCATCTTCCCGGAAGGCACCCGGAGCCGCACCGGAAAGCTCCAGCCCTTCAAGACCGGGGTGGCGGCCATCGCCCTGCGCACGGGAAGCCCCGTGGTCCCCGTGGCCGTGGTGGGCACGGAGGAAGCCTGGCCCGTGGGGAAGAAGCTCTTCCGCCCCTGCCGCCCCGTGCGGGTGATCTACGGGGACCCCATACCGGTTCCCAGGAAGTCCAAGGTTTCCCACCGGGAGCTGGAAGCGCTCACCCGGGAGATTGAGGCCCGGGTACGGGATCTTCTGCCCCCCCGGTACTGGGGGAGCTAA
- a CDS encoding ABC transporter ATP-binding protein, translating into MTEDTYSKAFDRALFARILRYVWPYRLQVVLALLFLLVVTLAAAATPLFFKWAIDLALVPTEPRPLAERFHLLLWISLGFLAVRAVHFAATYGETYLIQWVGQRVLFDLRSDLFAKLMRLHPGFYDRNPVGRLMTRVTSDVDAINQFITGGLVGVIADLFTLVGLLGFMLFLSPKLTLVVLLVAPVLLAVTTWVRLGMRSAYREMRLRLARVNAALQENLSGVETIQLFVKEREREEKFDRLNRDLFRAWVEIIRWFALFFPVVGFLGDFAVASLVYYGGGEVVRGAVSLGLLVAFVDYTRQLFQPLQDLSDKFNLFQGAMASAERIFGVLDTEEELKDPEDPTPIRSFRGEVEFRDVWLAYTPKGVEPTEKDWVLKGVSFRVRPGEKVALVGATGAGKTSVVSLIARFYDPQRGCVFLDGVDVRRYRQEELRRHVGIVLQEPFLFSGTVLDNLRLFDPSVPPERVEEVSRFLGAHEFILRLPKGYQTVLGERGAGLSTGEKQLLALVRALLASPDILLILDEATASVDSETEKRLQEALYKAMEGRTSLIIAHRLSTIRHVDRILVFRKGRLVEEGSHEELLAKGGYYAALYRLQFQEA; encoded by the coding sequence GTGACGGAGGACACCTACAGCAAGGCCTTTGACCGGGCCCTCTTCGCCCGCATCCTGCGCTACGTCTGGCCCTACCGCCTCCAGGTCGTCCTCGCCCTCCTTTTCCTCCTGGTGGTCACCCTGGCCGCCGCCGCCACCCCCCTCTTCTTCAAGTGGGCCATTGACCTGGCCTTGGTGCCCACGGAGCCCAGGCCCCTTGCCGAGCGCTTCCACCTCCTCCTTTGGATCAGCCTGGGCTTCCTCGCCGTGCGCGCGGTCCACTTCGCCGCCACCTACGGCGAGACCTACCTCATCCAGTGGGTGGGGCAGCGGGTCCTCTTTGACCTCAGAAGCGACCTTTTCGCCAAGCTCATGCGCCTCCACCCGGGCTTCTACGACCGAAACCCCGTGGGCCGGCTCATGACCCGGGTCACCTCCGACGTGGACGCCATCAACCAGTTCATCACCGGCGGGCTCGTGGGGGTGATCGCCGACCTCTTCACCCTGGTGGGCCTCCTCGGCTTCATGCTGTTTTTGAGCCCCAAGCTCACCCTGGTGGTCCTCCTGGTGGCCCCGGTCCTCCTCGCCGTCACCACCTGGGTGCGGCTCGGGATGCGCTCCGCTTATCGGGAGATGCGCCTGAGGCTTGCCCGGGTCAACGCCGCCCTCCAGGAGAACCTCTCCGGGGTGGAGACGATCCAGCTTTTCGTCAAGGAAAGGGAGCGGGAGGAGAAGTTTGACCGGCTCAACCGCGACCTCTTCCGGGCTTGGGTGGAGATCATCCGCTGGTTCGCCCTCTTCTTCCCCGTGGTGGGCTTCCTGGGGGACTTCGCCGTGGCCAGCCTGGTCTACTACGGGGGCGGGGAGGTGGTGCGGGGCGCCGTCTCCTTGGGGCTTCTCGTGGCCTTCGTGGACTACACCCGCCAGCTCTTCCAGCCCCTCCAGGACCTCTCGGACAAGTTCAACCTCTTCCAGGGGGCCATGGCGAGCGCCGAGCGGATCTTCGGCGTCCTGGACACGGAGGAGGAGCTCAAGGACCCCGAGGACCCCACGCCCATCCGCAGCTTCCGGGGGGAGGTGGAGTTCCGGGACGTCTGGCTCGCCTACACCCCCAAGGGGGTGGAGCCCACGGAGAAGGACTGGGTGCTCAAGGGCGTTTCCTTCCGCGTCCGCCCCGGGGAGAAGGTGGCCCTGGTGGGGGCCACGGGGGCGGGGAAGACCAGCGTGGTGAGCCTCATCGCCCGCTTCTACGACCCCCAGAGGGGGTGCGTCTTCTTGGACGGGGTGGACGTGCGGCGCTACCGGCAGGAGGAGCTGCGCCGCCACGTGGGCATCGTCCTGCAGGAGCCTTTCCTCTTCTCGGGGACCGTCCTGGACAACCTGCGCCTCTTTGACCCCAGCGTTCCCCCGGAGCGGGTGGAGGAGGTGTCCCGCTTCCTCGGGGCCCACGAGTTCATCCTGCGCCTGCCCAAGGGCTACCAGACGGTCCTCGGGGAGCGGGGGGCGGGGCTTTCCACGGGGGAGAAGCAGCTCCTCGCCCTGGTGCGGGCTCTTCTCGCGAGCCCCGACATCCTCCTCATCCTGGACGAGGCCACGGCCAGCGTGGACTCGGAGACGGAGAAGCGCCTCCAGGAGGCCCTTTACAAGGCCATGGAAGGGAGGACCTCCCTCATCATCGCCCACCGCCTCTCCACCATCCGCCACGTGGACCGCATCCTCGTCTTCCGCAAGGGGAGGCTCGTGGAGGAGGGGAGCCACGAGGAGCTTCTGGCCAAGGGCGGCTACTACGCCGCCTTGTACCGGCTCCAGTTCCAGGAGGCGTGA
- a CDS encoding endonuclease V, which yields MRPPPFPKPAHPEEALALQRALAKKVRLAGSLEGVRRIAALDASHKRGRPLVAVALLYDLEKGPLHVATALLPEEALFPYVPGLLSFREAPAYLEALAALPEAPEALLVDGQGVAHPRGLGIASHLGVHLDLPSVGVAKRLLYGRPEAPLPEEKGAAVRLLAPDGRPLGYVYRSRTGVKPLYVSPGHRVGLEEALRFVRRLPTRFRLPEPLRLAHLEAGRALKALD from the coding sequence GTGCGCCCGCCCCCCTTCCCCAAGCCCGCCCACCCCGAGGAGGCCCTGGCCCTGCAGCGGGCCCTGGCGAAAAAGGTGCGGCTTGCGGGAAGCCTAGAGGGGGTGCGGCGGATCGCCGCCCTGGACGCCTCCCACAAGCGGGGCCGGCCCCTCGTGGCCGTGGCCCTCCTCTACGACCTGGAAAAAGGCCCCCTCCACGTGGCCACCGCCCTCCTCCCCGAGGAGGCCCTCTTCCCCTACGTCCCCGGCCTCCTCTCCTTCCGCGAGGCCCCGGCCTACCTGGAGGCCCTCGCCGCCCTTCCCGAGGCCCCGGAGGCCCTCCTGGTGGACGGCCAGGGGGTGGCCCACCCCCGGGGCCTGGGGATCGCGAGCCACCTGGGGGTCCACCTGGACCTTCCCAGCGTGGGCGTGGCCAAGCGCCTCCTCTACGGCAGGCCCGAAGCCCCCTTGCCCGAGGAAAAGGGGGCGGCGGTGCGCCTCCTCGCCCCGGACGGCCGCCCGCTGGGCTACGTCTACCGGAGCCGCACGGGGGTGAAGCCCCTCTACGTCTCCCCCGGGCACCGGGTGGGCCTCGAGGAGGCCCTCCGCTTCGTGCGCCGCCTGCCCACCCGCTTCCGCCTCCCCGAGCCCCTCCGCCTCGCCCACCTGGAGGCGGGCCGGGCCCTCAAGGCCTTAGACTAG
- a CDS encoding SIS domain-containing protein, whose product MRDLDREETYLVDRTGLALELRDLVGTGPVPGEAYPGPHAALGYGEGQFAALLSGLPDWGEEGTLFLLEGGYDLGEAAGMALLAETGRARVVRVGFRPGVEVHIPPSPLAPYRYLRFLLLATGREEVLRSVDEALLEERRRLGPEVPVEENPAKFLAYTLLERLPLFYSPLFRPLEGAVQTLFARVAKSLSLTPPPSALEFFLVGLEARHEQGDPLAAVLLGPGEEAALAKEILESRVDALAEVPATGANRLAQVMALWYRMAWTAYYLALLYGVDPGDHGLLERLREVT is encoded by the coding sequence ATGCGCGACCTGGACCGCGAGGAGACCTACCTTGTAGACCGCACGGGGCTCGCCCTGGAGCTTAGGGACCTGGTGGGCACGGGCCCCGTCCCCGGGGAGGCCTACCCGGGGCCCCACGCCGCCTTGGGCTACGGGGAGGGGCAGTTCGCCGCCCTCCTCTCCGGCCTCCCCGACTGGGGGGAGGAGGGGACCCTCTTCCTCCTCGAGGGAGGGTACGACCTGGGGGAGGCGGCGGGGATGGCCCTCCTGGCGGAGACGGGGCGGGCCAGGGTGGTGCGGGTGGGCTTCCGGCCCGGGGTGGAGGTCCACATCCCCCCAAGCCCCCTCGCCCCCTACCGCTACCTCCGCTTCCTCCTCCTGGCCACGGGCCGGGAGGAGGTGCTCCGCTCCGTGGACGAGGCCCTCCTGGAGGAAAGGCGCCGCTTGGGCCCCGAGGTGCCCGTGGAGGAGAACCCGGCCAAGTTCCTGGCCTACACCCTCCTGGAGCGCCTCCCCCTCTTCTATAGCCCCCTCTTCCGGCCCCTGGAGGGGGCGGTGCAGACCCTCTTCGCCCGCGTGGCCAAAAGCCTCTCCCTAACCCCGCCCCCGAGCGCCCTGGAGTTCTTCCTCGTGGGCCTCGAGGCCCGCCACGAGCAAGGGGACCCCCTGGCGGCGGTCCTCCTGGGCCCGGGGGAGGAGGCGGCCTTGGCCAAGGAGATCCTGGAGTCCCGCGTGGACGCCTTGGCCGAGGTCCCCGCCACGGGGGCCAACCGCCTCGCCCAGGTCATGGCCCTCTGGTACCGGATGGCCTGGACCGCCTACTACCTCGCCCTCCTCTACGGAGTGGACCCCGGGGACCACGGGCTTCTGGAGCGCCTCCGGGAGGTCACCTAG
- a CDS encoding HesA/MoeB/ThiF family protein, with translation MRWTKEELDRYHRQMILPQVGPEGQERLKRASVVVVGAGGLGVPVLQYLVAAGVGRVGVVEMDRVEVSNLHRQVLYTTEDVGEPKALVAQKRLQALNPLVRVEAYPVRLTSENALEILRPYDLVVDASDNFPTRYLVNDAAVLLGKPLVFGAIYQFDGQVAVFHHPTLHGEMGPCYRCLFPKPPPPGAVPSCAEAGVFGVLPAVVGSLMAAEALKVLLGIGKPLAGHLLLYDALEAGFRKLTVRRNPRCPVCGDEPTQRELVDYEAFCGLG, from the coding sequence ATGCGCTGGACGAAGGAGGAGCTTGACCGGTACCACCGGCAGATGATCCTGCCCCAGGTGGGCCCTGAGGGGCAGGAGCGGCTGAAACGGGCCTCGGTGGTGGTGGTGGGGGCCGGAGGGCTCGGGGTCCCCGTCCTCCAGTACCTGGTGGCGGCCGGGGTGGGGCGGGTGGGGGTGGTGGAGATGGACCGGGTGGAGGTGTCCAACCTCCACCGCCAGGTGCTCTACACCACCGAGGACGTGGGCGAGCCCAAGGCCCTGGTGGCCCAGAAGCGGCTCCAGGCCCTGAACCCCCTGGTCCGGGTGGAGGCCTACCCGGTGCGCCTCACCTCGGAGAACGCCCTGGAGATCCTCAGGCCCTACGACCTCGTGGTGGACGCCTCGGACAACTTCCCCACCCGCTACCTGGTGAACGACGCCGCCGTCCTCCTCGGCAAGCCCCTGGTCTTTGGGGCCATCTACCAGTTTGACGGCCAGGTGGCCGTCTTCCACCACCCCACCCTCCATGGGGAGATGGGGCCGTGCTACCGCTGCCTCTTCCCCAAGCCGCCCCCGCCCGGGGCGGTGCCCTCCTGCGCCGAGGCTGGGGTCTTCGGGGTTCTGCCGGCGGTGGTGGGGAGCCTGATGGCCGCCGAGGCCCTCAAGGTTCTTTTGGGGATCGGTAAGCCCCTGGCGGGACACCTCCTGCTCTACGACGCCCTCGAGGCCGGCTTCCGCAAGCTCACGGTGCGGCGCAACCCCCGTTGCCCCGTCTGCGGGGACGAGCCCACCCAGAGGGAGCTCGTGGACTACGAGGCCTTCTGCGGCCTGGGCTGA
- a CDS encoding HU family DNA-binding protein — translation MAAKKTVTKADLVDQVAQATGLKKKDVKAMVDALLAKVEEALANGSKVQLTGFGTFEVRKRKARTGVKPGTKEKIKIPATQYPAFKPGKALKDKVKK, via the coding sequence ATGGCTGCGAAGAAGACGGTGACCAAAGCGGATCTGGTGGACCAGGTGGCCCAGGCCACCGGGCTCAAGAAGAAGGACGTGAAGGCCATGGTGGACGCCCTGCTGGCCAAGGTGGAGGAGGCCTTGGCCAACGGGAGCAAGGTCCAGCTCACGGGCTTCGGCACCTTTGAGGTGCGCAAGCGCAAGGCCCGCACCGGGGTGAAGCCGGGCACCAAGGAGAAGATCAAGATCCCCGCCACCCAGTATCCCGCCTTCAAGCCCGGCAAGGCCCTGAAGGATAAGGTCAAGAAGTAA
- a CDS encoding ABC transporter ATP-binding protein has translation MTGRSAAPLLRRLWPYVGRYRWRYLWAVLAGLASIFFFVLTPYFLRLAVDAVQAGRGFGVYALAIVASAALSGLLSYAMRRLAVVASRQVEYDLRRDLLHHLLTLDRDFYHKHRVGDLMNRLNTDLSAVREMVGPGILMGSRLSFLVLLAFLSMYAVNARLAFYLTLILPGIFLAMRFLLRLIDRRYREAQEVFDRISTLAQEAFSGIRVVKGYALERRMVAWFQDLNRLYVEKSLALARVEGPLHALLGFLMGFAFLTVLWAGGAMVVRGELSVGELVQFNAYLAQLTWPILGLGWVMALYQRGLTSLRRLFELLDEKPAIRDEDPLPLALEDLSGEVRFEGVGLKRDGRWLLRGLTLTIPEGMTLGITGRTGSGKSLLAALVPRLLDPSEGRVYVGGHEARRIPLAVLRKAVGVAPQEPFLFSETILENIAFGLDEVDRERVEWAARLAGIHEEILAFPKGYETVLGERGITLSGGQRQRVALARALAKRPKILILDDALSAVDAETEARILQGLKTVLGKQTTLLISHRTAALRHADWIIVLDEGRIVEEGTHESLLQAGGLYAEMDRLQKEVEA, from the coding sequence ATGACCGGTCGGTCAGCGGCACCCCTTCTCCGCCGCCTCTGGCCCTACGTGGGCCGGTACCGCTGGAGGTACCTGTGGGCGGTGCTCGCGGGCCTCGCCTCCATCTTTTTCTTCGTCCTCACCCCCTACTTCCTCCGCCTGGCCGTGGACGCGGTCCAGGCGGGGAGGGGCTTCGGGGTCTACGCCCTCGCCATCGTGGCCTCCGCCGCCCTTTCCGGCCTCCTCTCCTACGCGATGCGGCGGCTCGCCGTGGTGGCGAGCCGCCAGGTGGAGTACGACCTGAGGCGGGACCTCCTCCACCACCTCCTCACCTTGGACCGGGACTTCTACCACAAGCACCGGGTGGGGGACCTGATGAACCGCCTGAACACCGACCTCTCCGCCGTGAGGGAGATGGTGGGCCCGGGGATCCTCATGGGAAGCCGCCTCTCCTTTTTGGTCCTCCTCGCCTTTCTCTCCATGTACGCCGTGAACGCCCGCCTCGCCTTCTACCTCACCCTCATCCTCCCCGGCATCTTCCTCGCCATGCGCTTCCTCCTGCGGCTCATTGACCGTCGCTACCGGGAGGCCCAGGAGGTCTTTGACCGGATCAGCACCCTGGCCCAGGAGGCCTTCAGCGGCATCCGGGTGGTCAAGGGGTACGCCCTGGAGCGGCGGATGGTGGCCTGGTTCCAGGACCTGAACCGCCTCTACGTGGAGAAGAGCCTGGCCCTGGCTCGGGTGGAGGGCCCCCTCCACGCCCTCCTCGGCTTCTTGATGGGCTTCGCCTTCCTCACCGTCCTCTGGGCCGGGGGCGCCATGGTGGTCCGGGGGGAGTTGAGCGTGGGGGAGCTCGTCCAGTTCAACGCCTACCTGGCCCAGCTCACCTGGCCCATCCTGGGCCTCGGCTGGGTCATGGCCCTGTACCAGCGGGGGCTCACGAGCCTAAGGCGCCTCTTTGAGCTTCTGGACGAGAAGCCCGCCATCCGGGACGAGGACCCCCTGCCCCTCGCCCTCGAGGACCTCTCCGGGGAGGTGCGCTTTGAGGGGGTGGGGCTCAAGCGGGACGGGCGCTGGCTCCTTAGGGGCCTCACCCTCACGATCCCCGAAGGGATGACCTTGGGCATCACCGGGCGCACGGGCTCGGGCAAGAGCCTCCTCGCCGCCCTCGTCCCCAGGCTTTTGGACCCGAGCGAGGGCCGGGTCTACGTGGGCGGGCACGAGGCGAGGCGCATTCCCTTGGCCGTCCTCCGCAAGGCCGTGGGGGTCGCTCCCCAGGAGCCCTTCCTCTTCAGCGAGACGATTTTGGAGAACATCGCCTTCGGCCTGGACGAGGTGGACCGCGAGCGGGTGGAGTGGGCGGCCCGGCTCGCCGGGATCCACGAGGAGATCCTCGCCTTTCCCAAGGGGTACGAGACGGTCCTCGGGGAGCGGGGCATCACCCTCTCCGGCGGCCAGCGGCAGCGGGTGGCCCTGGCCCGGGCCCTGGCCAAAAGGCCCAAGATCCTCATCCTGGACGACGCCTTAAGCGCCGTGGACGCCGAGACGGAGGCCCGGATCCTCCAGGGGCTGAAAACGGTGCTCGGCAAGCAGACCACCCTCCTCATCTCCCACCGCACCGCGGCCCTCCGCCACGCCGACTGGATCATCGTCCTGGACGAGGGGAGGATCGTGGAGGAGGGGACCCACGAGAGCCTCCTTCAGGCCGGAGGCCTCTACGCGGAGATGGACCGCCTGCAGAAGGAGGTGGAGGCGTGA
- a CDS encoding class I mannose-6-phosphate isomerase: MRRLEPKPVARIWGGSGLGFGPGIGEVWLAEAPLLVKLLDPADWLSVQVHPPHEYALRVEGKPGKYEAWYVLSPGELVYGLARPVSREELRERALAGTLEEVLRRVRVEPGQVLYLPAGTIHALGPGVRVYEVQTPSDLTYRLYDYGRPRELHLEKALDVAILEPTPLTLPPPEPVLGGERLLSTPFFDLLRYPLAGKLWVRAEGPTLLTLLEGEARLKEEVLRPPATLLLEPGEEAVFRGEGLWLAALAKEGA; encoded by the coding sequence GTGAGGCGGTTGGAGCCCAAACCCGTGGCGCGGATCTGGGGGGGAAGCGGCCTCGGCTTCGGCCCCGGGATCGGGGAGGTCTGGCTTGCCGAGGCCCCCCTGCTCGTGAAGCTCCTTGACCCCGCGGACTGGCTTTCCGTCCAGGTCCACCCGCCCCACGAGTACGCCCTCCGGGTGGAGGGGAAGCCGGGGAAGTACGAGGCCTGGTACGTCCTCTCCCCGGGGGAGCTGGTCTACGGCCTGGCCCGCCCCGTGAGCCGGGAGGAGCTTCGGGAAAGGGCCTTGGCCGGGACCCTGGAGGAGGTGCTGCGCCGCGTCCGGGTGGAGCCGGGCCAGGTCCTCTACCTGCCCGCGGGGACGATCCACGCCCTGGGCCCGGGGGTCCGGGTCTACGAGGTCCAGACCCCCTCGGACCTCACCTACCGCCTCTACGACTACGGCAGGCCGCGGGAGCTCCACCTGGAGAAGGCCCTGGACGTGGCCATCCTGGAGCCCACCCCCCTCACCCTGCCCCCGCCCGAGCCGGTCTTGGGCGGGGAGAGGCTCCTTTCCACCCCCTTCTTTGACCTTTTGCGCTACCCCTTGGCGGGGAAGCTTTGGGTGCGGGCGGAGGGCCCCACCCTCCTCACCCTCCTCGAGGGGGAGGCCCGGCTTAAGGAGGAGGTCTTGCGGCCGCCCGCCACCCTCCTTTTGGAGCCCGGGGAGGAGGCGGTCTTCCGGGGCGAGGGGCTCTGGCTTGCCGCCCTGGCCAAGGAGGGGGCGTGA